In Acidobacteriota bacterium, the following proteins share a genomic window:
- a CDS encoding DUF1501 domain-containing protein yields the protein MNKQHTISRRNFLQLGASFGMVAALGRFNFVEAAQAPDYKALVCVFMFGGNDGHNLIVPLASPQYSAYTTARGSLALPINQLLSVNDSTLGAFGFHYGMPEIQSLFQQSRCAVVANVGNLVRPTSYADYQAATQLPVQLRSHSDQVAQMQTAVPSSSGSTGWGGRTVDAMQARNAGTSFPVSISMNSPALFCVGNVNQAAALQPGNYLDQNAMSLWPATAAQARAAAQQQIVSQSSGNLIIDAANKSMVDALALNPLLKAAAGNPPFTTVFPSTSLGNQLKEVARVIGLRAQLGVGRQVFFCSLGGFDTHSGQGYQQWDLLRQVSQAMAAFYDATAQMGVANQVTTFTMSDFGRTLQPSGSGSDHGWGNHHLIVGGAVNGGRIYGTFPLMTNFANFNSTNDDYADNRGVMLPGLSLAQYGATLAKWFGATDAQLDSLFPTLPAFAVRDLGFVV from the coding sequence ATGAATAAACAACACACGATTTCCCGTCGCAATTTTCTGCAACTCGGCGCGAGCTTCGGCATGGTGGCGGCGCTCGGACGTTTTAATTTTGTTGAAGCTGCGCAAGCCCCCGATTACAAAGCCTTGGTCTGCGTGTTTATGTTTGGCGGCAATGATGGGCATAACTTGATTGTGCCACTGGCTTCGCCGCAATACAGCGCCTATACCACGGCGCGCGGGTCACTGGCTTTACCAATCAATCAATTGCTGAGCGTGAATGATTCGACGCTCGGCGCATTCGGCTTTCATTATGGAATGCCCGAAATACAAAGCCTGTTTCAACAAAGCCGTTGCGCGGTGGTCGCCAATGTCGGCAATCTCGTCAGACCCACTTCCTATGCCGATTATCAAGCGGCTACTCAATTGCCTGTGCAATTGCGTTCGCATTCAGACCAGGTCGCGCAAATGCAAACCGCTGTGCCCAGTTCATCCGGCAGCACCGGTTGGGGCGGGCGCACCGTCGATGCGATGCAGGCAAGAAATGCCGGGACGAGTTTTCCGGTGTCGATTTCAATGAATAGTCCCGCGCTGTTTTGCGTTGGCAATGTCAATCAGGCGGCGGCTCTGCAACCGGGCAATTACCTCGACCAGAATGCCATGTCGTTGTGGCCCGCGACGGCAGCGCAAGCGCGCGCGGCGGCACAACAACAGATCGTTTCGCAATCGAGCGGCAATCTGATAATCGATGCAGCGAATAAATCGATGGTCGATGCCTTGGCGCTTAATCCTTTGTTGAAAGCTGCGGCGGGCAATCCGCCATTCACGACAGTATTTCCTTCGACTTCGCTTGGCAATCAACTCAAAGAAGTGGCGCGGGTCATTGGCTTGCGCGCGCAACTCGGCGTCGGTCGCCAGGTGTTTTTCTGTTCGCTTGGTGGATTTGATACGCACAGCGGGCAAGGCTATCAACAATGGGATTTATTGAGACAGGTGAGCCAGGCGATGGCGGCATTTTACGATGCGACGGCGCAGATGGGTGTGGCAAATCAAGTGACGACTTTCACGATGTCGGATTTCGGTCGCACCTTGCAACCGAGCGGTTCCGGTTCAGACCACGGTTGGGGTAATCATCATCTGATTGTCGGTGGCGCGGTCAATGGCGGAAGAATTTATGGCACATTTCCGTTGATGACCAACTTCGCGAATTTCAATTCGACGAATGATGATTATGCCGATAATCGCGGCGTGATGTTGCCAGGATTGTCGCTTGCGCAATATGGCGCGACGCTGGCGAAATGGTTTGGCGCAACCGACGCGCAACTCGATTCGCTCTTCCCGACGCTACCGGCTTTTGCTGTGCGTGATTTGGGCTTTGTTGTTTAA
- a CDS encoding DUF1800 family protein yields MLQKVFLRLGVLFIIFAISSATAPAFAVTVTVSPTSASVPVGGTRQLSATVSGTSNKAVKWSVNGIQGGNATVGFVNSRGLYTAPATPPSGWTVTVRATSVVALTAFATCTITVRNQIPRITSVSPTTLSPGAFTLTVNGSRFVSGAQVLWNTQALTTTFISSTQLRATGNATQLGGAFISVANPGPEAVSTTLTVNVVSSLAVSISPSSANLTLGATQQFQATVTGSASQTVTWKVNGVTGGNATVGTITQSGLYTAPTAVPSVSVAVSAVSAVDSLTQGFANITFQNPTSITYGRFLEQATFGPTAQSMTHAQQIGMQAFLDEQFNMPESAWPPLATATRSDAVVSFFLNAANGQDQLRQRVIHALSEVIVISMNKNTNGNEIVPWLQILSRNAFGNYRTLLREITVDASMGKFLDMVNSAKPTARSGANENYAREILQLFSIGLYQLNQNGSPQLDAQGQPIPTYTQNDVRQLALAFTGWTYGDATGTLPTSLRGNYYPGAMQPVQSYHDLTQKVILGQTLPANQTAAQDLDGAIDIIFNHPNLAPFICTRLIRALVTSNPTPAYISRVAAVFNNNGAGVRGDMKAVIRAILLDAEARNDSPPNTFGRLRTPVQHTIALMRALGLSPGDPSQYAYLFGTMGESLLDAPSVFGHYSPMFRIPKTTMFGPEFQIYSATDAVNRANWFYSLFYNPWPINPALQPFVSVAGNSTALINAVDNALLYGRMTPQTRTALMNAMPAMYDNNQKVLTAIYLTATSGEYLVQR; encoded by the coding sequence GTGCTTCAAAAAGTATTTTTGCGCTTAGGTGTGCTGTTCATTATTTTCGCTATCAGTTCAGCAACCGCTCCGGCATTTGCAGTCACCGTAACTGTCAGCCCGACCAGCGCCAGCGTTCCCGTAGGCGGAACCCGCCAGTTGAGCGCGACTGTAAGCGGCACCTCCAACAAAGCGGTTAAATGGAGTGTCAACGGCATTCAAGGCGGCAATGCAACTGTCGGTTTTGTGAATTCAAGGGGACTCTACACCGCGCCTGCGACGCCGCCAAGCGGTTGGACGGTTACGGTGCGCGCCACCAGTGTTGTCGCTTTGACAGCCTTTGCGACCTGCACCATCACGGTGCGCAATCAAATTCCCCGAATCACTTCGGTCAGCCCCACCACCCTGTCGCCGGGGGCGTTTACCTTAACCGTTAATGGCAGCCGTTTCGTGAGCGGCGCACAGGTGTTGTGGAATACCCAGGCGCTTACGACAACCTTTATCTCATCGACGCAACTGCGCGCCACAGGCAACGCCACACAACTCGGCGGCGCATTTATTAGCGTTGCCAACCCCGGACCCGAAGCCGTTTCAACCACACTCACAGTCAATGTGGTATCGAGCCTCGCTGTCAGTATTTCGCCTTCATCGGCAAATCTCACACTCGGCGCAACCCAACAGTTTCAAGCGACCGTCACCGGCAGCGCGAGTCAAACCGTCACCTGGAAAGTGAATGGCGTAACCGGCGGCAACGCAACGGTCGGCACAATCACCCAAAGTGGATTGTACACCGCGCCCACGGCTGTACCGTCAGTCAGTGTTGCTGTGAGCGCCGTCAGCGCGGTTGACTCACTCACGCAAGGCTTTGCCAACATCACCTTTCAAAATCCGACTTCGATTACTTACGGCAGGTTTCTCGAACAGGCGACCTTTGGGCCAACCGCGCAATCGATGACTCACGCGCAGCAAATCGGGATGCAAGCGTTTCTCGATGAACAATTCAATATGCCGGAATCCGCCTGGCCGCCGCTTGCCACCGCAACCCGCTCGGACGCCGTAGTGAGCTTTTTCCTCAATGCCGCAAACGGGCAAGACCAGTTGCGCCAGCGCGTCATTCACGCGCTCAGCGAAGTCATCGTCATTTCCATGAACAAAAATACCAACGGCAATGAAATCGTGCCCTGGTTACAAATTCTCAGCCGCAACGCATTTGGCAACTATCGAACCTTGCTTAGAGAAATCACCGTTGATGCATCAATGGGCAAATTCCTCGATATGGTCAACAGCGCCAAACCGACTGCGCGAAGCGGCGCCAATGAAAATTATGCGCGGGAAATTCTGCAACTGTTTTCGATAGGGCTTTATCAGTTAAATCAAAACGGCTCGCCACAACTCGATGCGCAAGGGCAACCGATTCCCACTTACACGCAAAATGATGTTCGCCAACTGGCGCTCGCGTTTACCGGATGGACGTATGGCGATGCGACGGGCACGCTGCCCACTTCGCTTAGAGGCAATTATTATCCGGGAGCGATGCAACCCGTGCAGTCGTATCACGACCTCACACAAAAAGTCATTCTTGGTCAGACGCTTCCCGCCAATCAAACCGCCGCGCAAGACCTCGATGGCGCAATCGATATTATTTTCAATCATCCGAATCTTGCGCCATTCATCTGCACGCGACTGATTCGCGCACTGGTGACGAGCAATCCCACGCCCGCTTACATTTCGCGTGTCGCAGCGGTGTTCAATAACAATGGCGCAGGCGTTCGCGGCGATATGAAAGCGGTCATCCGCGCTATTTTGCTTGACGCGGAAGCGCGCAACGATTCGCCGCCGAATACTTTCGGCAGACTGCGCACTCCCGTACAACACACCATTGCATTGATGCGCGCACTTGGACTTTCACCCGGCGACCCGTCGCAATATGCCTATTTATTTGGCACGATGGGCGAAAGCCTGCTCGATGCGCCGTCGGTTTTCGGGCATTACTCGCCGATGTTTCGCATTCCGAAAACCACGATGTTCGGTCCCGAATTTCAAATCTATTCGGCGACCGATGCGGTCAATCGCGCCAACTGGTTTTATTCATTGTTCTATAACCCCTGGCCCATCAATCCTGCATTGCAACCGTTTGTGAGCGTCGCGGGCAATTCGACTGCGCTGATTAATGCCGTAGATAACGCTTTGCTTTACGGCAGAATGACGCCGCAAACCCGCACCGCGCTGATGAATGCCATGCCGGCTATGTATGACAACAATCAAAAGGTGTTGACCGCGATTTATCTTACGGCAACATCCGGCGAATACCTGGTGCAACGATAA